A stretch of Geomonas oryzisoli DNA encodes these proteins:
- a CDS encoding S8 family serine peptidase encodes MTLSPSLRFYLSVTLLNFAVVLSSQPAVAAQPTDSSQVTCRFPVPLDRADSRTAVAPRAVPGPRSVPAPATQGKKYAPGRFIVKFADTLQEPADVIHGLGLTFASQTAGQGAGLDELHKKHKIKGVKPLFRQFFDGDSASSTKKGLLAKRKRNFADRVALIKTKYQRRAQRASKGSKVPDLTSVYIFETADDANVEAVAREYAANPNVVYAVPAYQYQTESVPNDPFYSSWGSWGYNYDDLWGLKKIGVSAAWDVTKGDGVIVGVVDTGLDYNHVDIAANVWSNPAEKAGAPGADDDGNGFVDDDKGWDFAYGSNDPIDHFGHGTHVAGTIAAIGDNGIGVPGIAYQSRIMPVKGLDDNGSGYNDRLANAIIYAAQNGADVINNSWGCWPCGVDPVVEDAVRTAHALGSVVVVAAGNSSGDAYYGSPASIQDVVTVGSTGVQDALSYFSNYGYIMDLVAPGGGASDGSDTYNILSLRAAGTEEGSSYLVGTDYIRLAGTSMAAPHVSGVAALILAANPDLTREQVISILRHSADDQVGPADSDKPGFDPFYAWGRLNAARALSMAFAPPADPPIMKVPVTSFDFSLPHSQCGETRALTFDIFNIGGGHLDWSAEAPSWLTVTSSSTTTPATASLACTSAENRQGVVRLVTSDPSQGQDVAVAASVVPDARIDNCNVALSEAMGNQGWQPPWNVNAPGIPDGQGGAFYVFEDVLYNPNLSMQHIDSHGKPLWRAGGVPLTTTPVGSAAIKPALASDGAGGFFVAYADGLNATFNANFNIKLQHVDGAGTLLWGTAGIGITQIAGSQGGNGQTEPRIAADGSGGVVVAWLDSATGRVKLQRIDATGAALWPPDGVTATVTATGQNEMMMAGDGQGGAFVTWTDRRRPYWDIYAQHIDGSGNRVWSADGLMINTPLALTGGFGSNVVSDGAGGAIIAWRDFRNFVYHAGANYMTLSDIFAVRINGAGQHLWDPAGVPVVTGLVAGTSAYQPGWNPAQVTMTEDGAGGAIFTWHDARSTDYYGGWDIYAQRLDAQGSAVWQANGVPVSTGRFSQISPAVAADGDGGAFFAWMDGGSGDWDIYTQHVNRAGTPQWGNQGVWIQSWQGSQLFPYLVPLAGSRVAVTWDDERNYDPIAGYMTGTGREFFGKVIQSCNDRDGNGYYDEGGLCGPTAPQIRIAVTFTGLGKGTIESAPAGLICDDAGCAGDFTTASTITLTALANSSSYFTGWGGACSGTGNCTVTVSDGVQITANFTRKPLAINYAKLGTGAGDVSMEPGETCSGNCSQYFEPGTAVVLRATPALTARFEGWGGACSGTGACSVTVDSDKAVTASFTDLPTVFAGGRSFSVAQIGGKILAWGDDAYGQLGDGGTAAQSVPVLAFEPAEYTSIAAGIESDSVIALKSDGTVWGWGRNDSGQLGDGTYVNRSTPVQTRLLSGVTAIAAGGTHSYAIKGDGTLWGWGGGGVGDGTQYLRNSPVQLPSISGAAAVAAGAFHGLAVDSQGAVWTWGYNWYGQLGDGTTTDKMAPIRLSGISGVKAVSAGFYHTLALKPDGTVWAWGYNSYGELGDGTSTNRFTPVQVDGLADVVAISAGTFHSAALTADGSVYVWGDIYGWQLGGGTPVRQPTKVSGLSGVIKITSGSSHILAQKSDGTLWALGANVLGQLGDGTTTSRKTAAPVLFDRQSPTTTATPAGGNYTAPQTVTLTANEPATIYYTLDGSEPTTASAVYSSPLTISATTSLRYFARDRAGNTESVKSQSYTLTVPPPPGADFIASVTAGDAPLSVSFTDLSNGAPASWLWNFGDASTSTLQNPQHTYYSGGSYTVSLTVTNWGGSGTMTRTGYINVTPFSLQHAYDTVADGGDIKVRVDDLFENPVLDREVQVKISGGFDNPLQQVVGKTVIHGTMRVKKGKVSLGGVTFK; translated from the coding sequence ATGACTCTTTCGCCTTCACTCAGGTTCTATCTCTCCGTTACACTCCTTAACTTCGCGGTCGTCCTCTCGTCTCAGCCTGCCGTAGCTGCACAGCCCACCGATTCCAGCCAAGTCACCTGCCGTTTCCCGGTGCCGCTCGATCGCGCCGACAGCCGTACTGCAGTTGCCCCCCGCGCCGTGCCGGGACCGCGTTCGGTTCCTGCACCGGCGACGCAGGGAAAAAAATATGCTCCCGGCCGCTTCATCGTCAAATTCGCCGATACCCTCCAGGAACCGGCAGACGTCATCCACGGGTTGGGTCTTACCTTCGCGTCACAGACCGCCGGGCAGGGCGCCGGGCTGGACGAGCTGCACAAAAAACACAAGATCAAGGGCGTGAAGCCCCTGTTTCGTCAGTTCTTCGACGGGGACAGCGCTTCTTCCACCAAGAAGGGGCTCCTTGCCAAGAGGAAGCGCAACTTCGCCGACCGTGTCGCACTGATCAAGACGAAGTACCAGCGGCGAGCACAACGCGCCTCCAAAGGGAGCAAGGTCCCCGATCTCACCAGCGTGTACATATTCGAGACTGCGGATGATGCAAACGTGGAGGCCGTTGCCCGGGAGTACGCGGCCAACCCGAACGTGGTCTACGCGGTGCCTGCCTACCAGTACCAAACCGAGTCCGTCCCCAACGACCCCTTCTACTCTTCCTGGGGGTCCTGGGGGTACAACTACGACGACCTGTGGGGGCTCAAGAAGATCGGTGTCTCGGCCGCCTGGGACGTCACCAAGGGGGACGGGGTCATAGTCGGCGTGGTCGACACCGGCCTTGACTACAACCACGTCGACATCGCCGCCAACGTCTGGTCCAATCCGGCCGAAAAGGCAGGCGCTCCCGGCGCCGACGACGATGGCAACGGCTTCGTGGATGACGACAAAGGGTGGGATTTTGCGTACGGCAGCAACGATCCCATCGACCACTTCGGCCATGGCACCCATGTCGCCGGGACCATCGCCGCCATCGGCGACAACGGCATCGGTGTGCCGGGCATTGCCTACCAATCCCGCATCATGCCGGTCAAAGGACTCGACGACAACGGAAGCGGATACAACGACCGGTTGGCCAACGCAATCATCTATGCGGCCCAAAACGGTGCCGACGTCATCAACAACAGCTGGGGGTGCTGGCCCTGCGGTGTCGACCCCGTGGTGGAAGACGCGGTCCGGACGGCTCACGCGCTGGGAAGCGTAGTCGTAGTCGCCGCCGGCAACAGCAGTGGAGATGCCTACTACGGATCGCCCGCGAGCATCCAAGACGTGGTGACGGTCGGCTCCACCGGCGTCCAGGACGCCCTCTCCTACTTTTCCAACTACGGGTACATCATGGACCTGGTGGCTCCCGGCGGCGGCGCCAGCGACGGTTCTGATACGTACAACATCCTCTCCTTGCGGGCTGCCGGCACGGAGGAAGGTTCCTCCTACCTGGTCGGGACCGATTACATCCGCCTGGCCGGCACCTCCATGGCAGCCCCCCACGTCTCAGGGGTGGCGGCGCTTATCCTGGCAGCCAATCCCGATCTGACCCGCGAGCAGGTGATCTCCATCCTGAGGCATTCCGCGGACGACCAGGTGGGGCCGGCCGATTCCGACAAACCGGGCTTCGATCCCTTCTACGCGTGGGGGAGACTCAACGCGGCACGGGCGCTCTCGATGGCCTTTGCTCCTCCTGCCGATCCGCCCATCATGAAGGTCCCGGTCACCAGCTTCGACTTCTCCTTGCCGCACTCGCAGTGCGGGGAAACACGCGCACTGACATTCGACATTTTCAATATCGGCGGCGGGCACCTCGACTGGTCCGCCGAGGCTCCCTCCTGGCTCACCGTCACCTCTTCCAGCACCACCACGCCGGCCACGGCCTCCCTTGCCTGCACCAGCGCCGAAAACAGGCAGGGGGTGGTGCGACTGGTGACCTCGGATCCTTCCCAGGGGCAGGATGTCGCTGTCGCGGCCAGCGTGGTCCCCGATGCACGCATAGACAACTGCAACGTCGCGTTGTCCGAGGCGATGGGTAACCAGGGGTGGCAACCGCCCTGGAACGTGAACGCGCCCGGAATTCCCGACGGCCAGGGGGGCGCGTTCTATGTTTTCGAGGACGTCCTGTACAACCCGAACCTGTCCATGCAGCACATCGACAGCCATGGCAAGCCCCTCTGGCGGGCCGGTGGCGTCCCCCTCACCACCACCCCGGTCGGCAGCGCGGCCATCAAGCCTGCCCTGGCCAGCGACGGCGCCGGCGGCTTCTTCGTGGCCTACGCCGACGGGCTCAACGCAACCTTCAACGCCAATTTCAACATCAAGCTGCAGCACGTCGACGGCGCCGGCACCCTGCTCTGGGGTACCGCAGGCATTGGGATCACCCAGATTGCAGGCAGCCAGGGAGGCAACGGACAGACCGAGCCGAGGATTGCCGCGGACGGCTCCGGTGGCGTCGTCGTCGCCTGGCTGGACAGCGCGACCGGGCGGGTGAAGCTGCAAAGGATCGACGCCACGGGAGCGGCCTTATGGCCCCCGGATGGGGTAACCGCGACCGTGACGGCGACGGGACAAAACGAGATGATGATGGCCGGCGACGGACAGGGTGGTGCGTTCGTTACCTGGACCGACCGGCGCAGACCCTACTGGGACATCTATGCCCAGCACATAGACGGCAGCGGCAACAGGGTGTGGTCCGCGGATGGCCTGATGATCAACACCCCATTGGCGCTGACCGGCGGGTTCGGCTCCAACGTGGTCTCCGACGGTGCGGGAGGGGCGATCATAGCCTGGCGCGACTTCAGGAACTTCGTTTATCACGCAGGCGCCAACTACATGACCTTGAGCGACATCTTCGCCGTCCGTATCAATGGAGCCGGACAGCACCTCTGGGACCCGGCAGGTGTTCCGGTGGTGACCGGACTGGTTGCCGGGACCAGCGCCTACCAGCCGGGATGGAACCCGGCACAGGTCACCATGACTGAGGACGGGGCGGGCGGCGCGATCTTCACCTGGCACGACGCCAGGAGCACCGATTACTATGGCGGGTGGGACATCTACGCTCAGCGCCTCGACGCCCAGGGTAGTGCCGTCTGGCAGGCCAACGGCGTCCCTGTTTCCACCGGACGGTTTTCCCAGATATCACCTGCCGTCGCGGCGGACGGTGACGGTGGAGCGTTCTTCGCCTGGATGGACGGCGGTTCCGGAGATTGGGACATCTATACGCAGCATGTGAACCGGGCGGGAACGCCGCAGTGGGGCAACCAGGGCGTGTGGATCCAAAGCTGGCAGGGGAGCCAGCTCTTCCCCTATCTGGTCCCCCTGGCTGGCAGCAGGGTTGCGGTCACTTGGGACGACGAGCGCAACTACGACCCCATAGCCGGCTACATGACTGGCACCGGCCGCGAGTTTTTCGGCAAGGTGATCCAGTCGTGCAACGATCGTGATGGTAACGGCTATTACGACGAAGGCGGGCTCTGCGGACCAACGGCCCCGCAAATCCGCATCGCGGTGACCTTCACCGGTCTGGGCAAAGGTACGATCGAGAGTGCGCCTGCCGGCTTGATTTGCGACGATGCCGGCTGTGCAGGAGATTTCACGACGGCAAGCACGATCACCCTCACCGCGCTTGCCAACTCCAGTTCCTATTTCACCGGCTGGGGAGGTGCGTGTTCCGGCACCGGCAACTGCACCGTCACCGTGTCCGATGGCGTGCAGATAACCGCGAACTTCACCAGGAAACCGCTGGCGATCAACTACGCAAAGCTCGGGACAGGTGCAGGGGACGTCAGTATGGAGCCGGGTGAAACCTGCTCCGGGAATTGCAGTCAATACTTTGAGCCGGGTACGGCGGTCGTGCTCAGGGCGACTCCCGCCTTGACGGCTAGATTTGAGGGCTGGGGTGGTGCTTGCAGCGGCACCGGAGCTTGCAGCGTTACCGTTGACAGCGACAAAGCCGTCACAGCCTCCTTCACCGACCTGCCGACCGTCTTTGCCGGCGGCAGGTCCTTCTCCGTAGCCCAAATTGGCGGCAAGATCCTGGCGTGGGGAGATGACGCATACGGGCAGTTGGGAGACGGCGGAACGGCGGCACAGTCAGTACCTGTGCTGGCTTTCGAGCCTGCGGAATACACCAGCATCGCAGCCGGGATCGAGTCCGACAGCGTCATCGCTCTTAAAAGCGACGGCACGGTGTGGGGCTGGGGACGCAACGACAGCGGCCAGTTGGGCGACGGCACCTACGTCAATCGCAGCACACCGGTCCAGACCCGGCTTCTTTCCGGTGTCACCGCCATCGCCGCAGGCGGGACCCACTCCTATGCCATCAAGGGCGATGGCACCCTGTGGGGCTGGGGGGGAGGAGGCGTCGGCGATGGCACCCAGTACCTCCGCAACTCCCCAGTGCAGCTCCCCAGTATTTCCGGGGCTGCGGCAGTTGCCGCCGGCGCATTTCACGGTTTAGCCGTCGACTCGCAGGGCGCGGTCTGGACCTGGGGCTACAACTGGTACGGACAGTTGGGCGACGGTACTACGACTGACAAAATGGCGCCCATCCGTCTTTCCGGGATCAGCGGGGTAAAGGCTGTCTCTGCGGGTTTCTACCACACGTTGGCGCTCAAACCAGACGGAACCGTCTGGGCCTGGGGGTACAACAGTTACGGTGAACTGGGAGACGGCACCAGCACCAACCGGTTTACCCCGGTGCAGGTAGATGGCCTGGCCGACGTAGTGGCCATTTCGGCCGGAACGTTCCACAGCGCCGCTCTTACTGCGGACGGAAGCGTCTATGTATGGGGCGACATCTACGGCTGGCAACTAGGAGGCGGCACGCCGGTACGGCAGCCCACGAAAGTTTCAGGATTATCGGGAGTGATTAAGATCACCTCGGGAAGTTCCCACATCCTGGCCCAAAAGAGCGACGGCACCCTGTGGGCCCTGGGGGCGAACGTCCTGGGCCAACTGGGCGACGGAACCACGACCAGCCGTAAGACAGCTGCTCCGGTGCTGTTCGACCGCCAGTCCCCCACCACCACGGCGACTCCGGCGGGAGGCAACTATACCGCCCCGCAAACGGTAACCTTGACTGCGAACGAGCCCGCCACCATCTACTACACCCTGGATGGCTCCGAGCCGACTACCGCGTCGGCCGTCTACAGCAGTCCACTGACCATTTCCGCCACTACGAGCCTCAGGTACTTCGCCAGGGATCGTGCCGGCAATACCGAGAGCGTCAAGTCCCAGTCCTACACGCTGACGGTGCCCCCGCCGCCGGGTGCCGACTTCATCGCTTCCGTCACCGCTGGAGATGCTCCCCTTAGCGTCAGCTTCACCGACCTGTCCAACGGAGCGCCGGCATCCTGGTTGTGGAACTTCGGTGACGCCTCGACCAGCACGCTGCAAAACCCGCAGCACACCTACTACAGCGGCGGCAGTTATACCGTTTCCCTCACCGTGACCAATTGGGGCGGCAGCGGCACCATGACCAGGACGGGCTACATCAACGTCACGCCCTTTTCACTGCAGCACGCCTATGACACTGTAGCGGACGGAGGGGACATAAAGGTGCGGGTGGATGATCTGTTCGAAAACCCGGTACTGGACCGGGAGGTCCAGGTCAAGATCAGCGGCGGTTTTGACAACCCTCTGCAGCAAGTCGTAGGAAAGACGGTTATCCATGGAACGATGAGGGTGAAAAAGGGGAAGGTTTCCCTTGGAGGGGTGACTTTCAAGTAG
- a CDS encoding NUDIX hydrolase → MTEQAEPRHTVVVGCLVRNDKNQVLMIRHRKRGWEIPQGRVEESEDLLAAVRREVAEEAGVEVEVGPLAAVWSMVSPGSALIFAFLGRYLSGELNPTDDSEEAAWVDETQALEMVTSPVMRERLAVLLNHDGSISYRSYSLKPYQLHLELNLLSWPQ, encoded by the coding sequence ATGACGGAACAAGCCGAACCGAGACATACGGTGGTGGTGGGATGCCTGGTGCGCAACGACAAGAACCAGGTGCTGATGATCCGGCACCGCAAGCGTGGCTGGGAGATCCCGCAGGGGCGGGTCGAGGAAAGCGAGGACCTTCTTGCTGCGGTGCGCCGCGAGGTCGCCGAAGAGGCCGGTGTCGAGGTGGAGGTAGGCCCGCTGGCTGCGGTCTGGTCCATGGTGTCCCCAGGCTCCGCCCTCATCTTCGCCTTTCTGGGGCGCTACCTCTCAGGAGAGCTGAACCCCACCGACGACAGCGAGGAGGCCGCCTGGGTCGACGAAACCCAGGCCCTGGAGATGGTGACCAGCCCCGTCATGCGCGAGCGTCTCGCCGTGCTGCTCAACCATGACGGCAGCATAAGCTACCGCTCCTACTCGCTGAAGCCCTACCAACTGCACCTCGAACTCAATCTTCTGTCCTGGCCACAGTAA
- the gabT gene encoding 4-aminobutyrate--2-oxoglutarate transaminase — protein MTAGNEQLMELRNKHVPGGVALLSPAFIAKAQGAIMTDVDGRDLIDFAGGIGVNNVGHSHPKVVKAIQEQAEKFIHTCFHVAPYQGYIELAQRLNELAPGNSPKQTMLANSGAEAVENAIKIARYVTKRPGVISLENGFHGRTLMTMTLTSKVKPYKYGFGPFAPESYRIPSAYCYRCPYGGSYPSCGCACAHKLDEFFTGYVAAEQTAAIIIEPIQGEGGFVTPPKEYFEIVQGICKKHGILLIIDEIQSGMGRTGKLFAIDHWGIEPDLITTAKSLAGGMPLSAITGRAEIMSQPHPGGLGGTYGGNPLSCAAALAVLDIFLNDGLLDQSVKLGEKLQQRFDEMQQKYEIIGEVRGKGPMLALELVRDRNTKAPAGDLAKKLVKLCYDKGLIILSCGALGNVVRLLMPLVITDEQLDRGMAILEESLAEVNTEI, from the coding sequence ATGACCGCTGGTAACGAGCAACTGATGGAACTGCGCAACAAACACGTCCCCGGAGGGGTAGCACTTTTGAGCCCCGCCTTCATCGCCAAGGCCCAGGGGGCCATCATGACCGACGTCGACGGACGTGACCTGATCGATTTCGCCGGCGGCATCGGCGTGAACAACGTGGGGCACAGCCACCCGAAGGTCGTCAAGGCCATCCAGGAGCAGGCCGAGAAGTTCATCCACACCTGCTTCCACGTCGCTCCCTACCAGGGGTACATCGAACTGGCGCAGCGCCTGAACGAACTGGCACCGGGCAATTCCCCGAAGCAGACCATGCTGGCCAACTCCGGCGCCGAGGCGGTCGAGAACGCCATCAAGATCGCCCGCTACGTCACCAAGCGCCCGGGCGTCATCTCGCTTGAGAACGGCTTCCACGGCCGCACCCTGATGACCATGACCCTGACCTCCAAGGTGAAGCCCTACAAGTACGGCTTCGGCCCCTTCGCTCCGGAGAGCTACCGCATTCCGTCCGCATACTGCTACCGCTGCCCTTACGGCGGGAGCTACCCGAGCTGCGGCTGTGCCTGCGCCCACAAGCTCGACGAGTTCTTCACCGGGTACGTTGCGGCCGAGCAGACCGCGGCCATCATCATCGAGCCGATCCAGGGTGAGGGCGGCTTCGTCACCCCGCCGAAGGAGTACTTCGAGATCGTGCAGGGGATTTGCAAGAAGCACGGCATCCTCCTCATCATCGACGAGATCCAGAGCGGCATGGGGCGCACCGGCAAGCTGTTCGCCATCGACCACTGGGGCATCGAGCCGGACCTTATCACCACCGCCAAGAGCCTTGCCGGCGGCATGCCGCTCTCCGCGATCACTGGTCGCGCCGAGATCATGAGCCAGCCGCACCCGGGCGGCTTGGGCGGCACCTACGGCGGCAACCCGCTCTCCTGCGCCGCGGCCCTCGCGGTTCTCGACATCTTCCTCAATGACGGTCTGCTGGACCAGTCCGTGAAGCTCGGCGAGAAGCTGCAGCAGCGTTTCGACGAGATGCAGCAGAAGTACGAGATCATCGGCGAAGTGCGCGGCAAGGGCCCCATGCTCGCCCTCGAGCTCGTCCGCGACCGCAACACCAAGGCGCCCGCCGGCGACCTCGCCAAGAAGCTGGTGAAGCTCTGCTACGACAAGGGGCTCATCATCCTCTCCTGCGGTGCACTGGGCAACGTGGTCCGTCTGCTGATGCCGCTGGTCATCACCGACGAGCAGCTCGACCGCGGCATGGCCATCCTCGAGGAATCGCTCGCCGAGGTGAACACCGAGATCTAA